A single region of the Fimbriimonadaceae bacterium genome encodes:
- a CDS encoding PD-(D/E)XK nuclease family protein, which produces MSRAQVRWLALTPTASNLGAALREWDAPHGRVIALDGQWFPPTPERENDERLGLAELLGLILADAKARVFPLADDALVQALVASACEEFSDDSRLAASAQYPGFHRRAVRVLTELESARLTPEEMNKFAAQLPQYLADKLYAVGQLQQTVDDKLHALGLETVEKRLSRVLSLKSIGEQPDIWLWAGSDYKPSLAALIRRLANVAPSVTVVLEALPGRNQLTAGAQRFASTFEVEPEFRGTVNSLASHLFQSTTPEKLDLRIQIASAADPLAETEWAVRMALEELAEDKPPSAIAIYARQLRDYRPLVASAANRLKLPVALSQQSALIETGIAAYVLELLRALEHGASPHLLRVAKSTYSGLTVSDREELAKLIEVPQWEEAPPTETNAGRWLKWSLEFGKEIYPRDAHPVDDLIRRLLARLGDEQIVSPTKNQEATRERDSAMLAAAAESLKRELQIRALDGETGLFAASMTGPEFVQFIERLWTTAVVHVQPSNPGVRITQDASSIGECQTLIILGMLEGIFPKRRSEDPILSDFERSQINALLPAEQGLDDSHAIARREREDFLRLCAIPTQRAIFLYPQTDEEKDNVPAFYLEEVRRVAGQALTQTDFPRNLFTPPGEECIAVADQILQQALLGERQPPALPALTEEKAIQMVLAEPDTAYTLSELRESIVCSFQFAFDRRLRIAKPTDDGDARLGHLPHEARLMLTPNEAAARDALSLALDLEIQKLSSRMTWEELQLALATGKRMIPEWIEREFRARELWPLTPDSLQTNVVFGDPMLPDVLPIPGQAVKLRGNVSGIGKFGDYRIALRYGANRGLIVDKLEKLEAPFRLELGLLLLSMTAGGHPFVGAQIDGASGGRVLYLCPRPVDVNIPSDLNAGLRVIPIDNRKEFFEEVKELLARSLDGMNRGSVMPCAGDHCKVCAFGELCRSSQLFGEQLALAEEEVALDES; this is translated from the coding sequence ATGAGCAGAGCCCAGGTGCGATGGCTAGCCCTGACGCCAACAGCGTCGAACCTTGGGGCAGCGCTGCGTGAGTGGGATGCCCCCCACGGGCGCGTCATTGCGCTGGACGGGCAATGGTTCCCACCAACACCCGAGAGAGAAAACGACGAGCGTCTTGGGCTTGCCGAACTCCTCGGCCTTATCCTCGCCGACGCCAAAGCAAGGGTCTTTCCCCTCGCCGACGACGCACTCGTCCAAGCGCTCGTCGCCTCCGCATGTGAGGAGTTCTCCGACGACTCCCGTCTAGCCGCTTCAGCCCAATACCCAGGCTTCCACCGTCGCGCAGTCCGCGTCCTCACCGAACTCGAATCGGCCCGGCTAACCCCCGAGGAGATGAACAAATTTGCCGCACAACTCCCCCAGTATCTTGCCGACAAACTCTACGCCGTCGGGCAGTTGCAGCAAACCGTCGATGACAAGCTCCATGCGCTCGGCTTGGAAACCGTCGAGAAGCGGCTCTCCCGAGTGCTGTCCCTGAAATCCATTGGCGAGCAGCCAGACATTTGGCTTTGGGCAGGGAGCGATTACAAGCCCAGCCTCGCCGCACTGATCCGCAGGCTCGCCAATGTCGCCCCCTCAGTAACCGTTGTCCTTGAAGCCCTACCCGGCCGTAACCAACTTACAGCGGGAGCTCAGCGGTTCGCCTCAACCTTCGAGGTCGAGCCCGAATTCCGGGGAACCGTCAATAGCCTGGCAAGCCACCTCTTTCAAAGCACAACGCCCGAGAAGCTCGACCTTCGCATCCAAATCGCCAGCGCCGCCGATCCGCTCGCCGAGACAGAATGGGCGGTCCGCATGGCGCTCGAAGAGCTCGCCGAGGACAAGCCCCCCAGCGCAATCGCCATCTATGCACGTCAACTGCGCGACTACCGCCCGCTCGTCGCCTCAGCCGCAAACCGGCTCAAGCTCCCCGTCGCCCTATCTCAGCAGTCTGCGTTGATCGAAACTGGCATCGCCGCCTATGTTCTCGAACTCCTCCGCGCACTCGAACACGGTGCATCGCCGCATCTCCTCCGAGTAGCGAAGTCCACGTACTCCGGGCTCACGGTTAGCGATCGCGAAGAGCTCGCCAAGCTCATCGAAGTCCCGCAGTGGGAGGAAGCTCCCCCCACCGAAACCAACGCGGGGCGTTGGCTCAAGTGGAGTCTCGAATTCGGCAAAGAGATCTATCCGCGTGATGCCCATCCCGTCGATGACTTGATCCGACGGCTGCTGGCAAGACTCGGCGATGAACAGATTGTCAGCCCCACCAAAAACCAGGAAGCCACCCGCGAACGCGACTCCGCGATGCTTGCTGCCGCCGCCGAATCCCTGAAGCGCGAACTCCAGATTCGGGCGCTCGACGGCGAAACGGGTCTGTTCGCCGCCAGCATGACCGGGCCGGAATTCGTGCAGTTCATCGAGCGGTTATGGACAACTGCTGTCGTCCACGTCCAACCCTCCAACCCCGGAGTCCGCATCACCCAGGACGCCTCGTCGATAGGCGAATGCCAAACCCTCATCATTCTCGGAATGCTCGAAGGCATCTTCCCCAAACGCCGATCTGAAGACCCTATCCTCTCCGACTTCGAGCGCTCCCAGATCAATGCCCTGCTCCCGGCAGAGCAGGGGCTCGACGACTCCCACGCCATCGCCCGCCGAGAGCGAGAAGACTTCCTCCGCCTTTGCGCCATCCCCACTCAGCGAGCGATCTTCCTCTACCCACAAACCGACGAGGAGAAGGACAACGTCCCCGCGTTCTATCTCGAAGAGGTCCGACGGGTAGCTGGACAGGCGCTCACCCAGACCGACTTCCCAAGAAACCTCTTCACTCCTCCTGGCGAGGAGTGCATTGCCGTTGCTGACCAGATTCTCCAACAAGCCCTCCTCGGCGAGCGACAACCCCCCGCCCTACCCGCGCTAACGGAAGAAAAAGCCATCCAAATGGTGCTGGCCGAGCCTGACACCGCCTACACCCTCTCCGAGCTGAGGGAATCCATCGTTTGCTCCTTCCAGTTCGCCTTCGACCGACGGCTTCGGATCGCCAAGCCAACCGACGACGGGGACGCCCGCCTTGGACATCTCCCTCACGAAGCAAGACTGATGCTCACCCCAAATGAAGCGGCAGCCCGTGACGCCCTTTCGCTCGCCCTCGATCTCGAAATCCAAAAGCTCTCCAGCCGGATGACGTGGGAGGAGCTCCAGCTCGCCCTCGCCACTGGAAAGCGGATGATCCCCGAATGGATCGAGCGTGAGTTCCGAGCCAGAGAACTCTGGCCGCTGACTCCTGATTCCCTGCAAACCAACGTAGTGTTTGGCGATCCCATGCTCCCCGATGTCCTTCCCATTCCTGGGCAAGCCGTGAAGCTCAGAGGCAACGTCAGCGGCATCGGCAAATTTGGCGACTACCGGATCGCCCTGCGCTACGGAGCCAACCGTGGCCTCATCGTCGATAAGTTGGAGAAGCTCGAAGCCCCCTTCCGACTCGAACTTGGTCTCCTCTTACTCTCGATGACCGCAGGCGGGCACCCGTTCGTGGGGGCACAGATTGACGGGGCGTCTGGCGGGAGGGTGCTCTATCTGTGTCCGCGCCCGGTCGATGTCAACATCCCTTCCGATCTGAATGCCGGGCTCAGAGTCATCCCCATCGACAATCGCAAGGAGTTCTTCGAAGAAGTGAAGGAGCTGCTTGCCCGCTCGCTCGACGGCATGAATAGAGGCTCAGTGATGCCATGCGCCGGAGATCATTGCAAAGTCTGCGCCTTCGGCGAGCTCTGCCGAAGCTCCCAACTCTTTGGCGAACAGCTCGCACTTGCCGAGGAGGAGGTGGCCCTAGATGAGTCATAG
- a CDS encoding UvrD-helicase domain-containing protein, with the protein MSHSELSPEQLGVVEASESAFVVRAAAGAGKTRVLVARYLRHVVEDGFDPGQILTITFTRKAAAEMKRRIVDALRQSNLLDAAQLAETGPIQTIHGFCERLLRECSVDAGLDPDFDILDETESQRIVQQSIWEAIKRHGDNPLSLQLIQYLAGKRRYGESAPNSQLEGVLREALLALRGTGWGVARLEELGASPEALERALRERMLEDLPPEVREAYSPDTDFGNALKAAHKAAKVRMPQYLRGLDADGQDETDRLCLEHVCGILVMTAWAWRALEEEMARRQALDFTSLETKAVALLAEGGPVAERVRRQYRVVMVDEAQDLSPLQYALIGALGIETEMMVGDAQQSIYSFRQADVRLFLEKSARSSTKLLSKNYRSDHGILAFVDHLFGQIWQADYLAMSPAVDSILDEEPPDFSGVEFWVERVKDHSLTARWIAELISEGAEPKEIAVLVQAHSYAAELLPKLIDSGVPARIAGGSEMFYTRMEVRDLANVLCSLADPQDNFALLATLRSPIVGLSLDSIVLLSQETPLVDKLHSFEAQSSEDAERIAEFLAWWKPLTAYADRLAAWEVLSKVFANSPYLPNLAKRSNASQLLANVRKLLRLAAAHPELNAGDYAKRIREIQEIRHREGDAPAIDEDANAVTIMTVHKSKGLEFPIVVLPDMHRAMRRNMSELEIDRGLGMLTSKFTKKASVYHQWLSERRKDQEQEEKLRVLYVAMTRAKKKLCVVLHPDLRSTSYGGKVAELLGFSGEPLSGARVRKE; encoded by the coding sequence ATGAGTCATAGCGAACTCTCACCCGAACAGCTTGGCGTTGTCGAAGCCTCAGAGAGCGCTTTCGTCGTGCGGGCTGCCGCCGGCGCGGGCAAGACTCGCGTCCTAGTCGCGAGATACCTGCGGCATGTCGTCGAAGATGGTTTCGATCCGGGCCAAATTCTCACCATCACGTTCACGCGCAAGGCCGCTGCCGAGATGAAGCGACGCATCGTAGACGCCCTTCGCCAATCCAACCTCCTCGACGCCGCCCAACTCGCCGAAACCGGACCGATCCAAACCATTCACGGCTTCTGCGAACGACTGCTACGCGAATGCTCCGTCGATGCCGGGCTCGATCCCGATTTCGACATCCTCGACGAAACCGAATCCCAGCGGATCGTCCAGCAGTCGATCTGGGAAGCGATCAAACGGCACGGCGACAATCCCCTGAGCCTCCAACTGATTCAGTACCTCGCAGGCAAGCGGCGATACGGCGAGTCTGCCCCCAACTCCCAGCTCGAAGGTGTGCTTCGCGAGGCTCTCCTGGCGTTGCGCGGTACAGGTTGGGGTGTGGCCCGGCTCGAAGAGCTCGGAGCATCCCCCGAAGCCCTTGAGCGTGCCCTACGCGAGCGTATGCTCGAAGACCTGCCCCCCGAGGTGCGTGAAGCGTACAGCCCCGACACCGACTTCGGCAATGCCCTCAAAGCCGCCCACAAAGCAGCAAAGGTGCGGATGCCCCAATATCTACGCGGGTTAGACGCCGACGGGCAGGACGAAACGGACAGGCTCTGTCTGGAGCACGTCTGCGGAATTCTCGTTATGACGGCCTGGGCTTGGCGGGCGCTTGAAGAGGAGATGGCTCGAAGGCAGGCGCTCGACTTCACGTCCTTAGAGACCAAAGCAGTAGCCCTCCTCGCCGAGGGCGGCCCCGTTGCCGAACGGGTGCGTCGGCAATATCGGGTGGTGATGGTGGATGAGGCGCAAGACCTTAGTCCGCTCCAGTACGCTCTGATTGGGGCGCTGGGAATCGAGACCGAAATGATGGTGGGCGATGCCCAGCAGTCGATATATAGCTTCCGGCAGGCCGATGTGCGCCTATTCTTGGAGAAGTCTGCTCGATCCTCGACAAAGCTGCTCTCCAAAAACTACCGTTCCGACCATGGCATTCTCGCCTTCGTCGACCATCTTTTCGGGCAGATTTGGCAGGCCGACTATCTGGCGATGAGCCCGGCGGTCGATTCCATCCTCGACGAGGAACCCCCCGATTTCTCCGGTGTGGAGTTTTGGGTCGAGCGCGTCAAGGATCACTCTCTCACCGCAAGATGGATCGCCGAGCTAATCAGCGAGGGGGCCGAACCCAAAGAGATCGCTGTTCTCGTCCAAGCCCACTCCTACGCCGCCGAACTGCTTCCCAAGCTGATCGACTCAGGCGTCCCCGCTCGCATCGCCGGGGGGTCAGAGATGTTCTACACACGCATGGAAGTCCGAGATTTGGCGAACGTGCTGTGCAGCCTCGCCGACCCCCAAGACAACTTTGCCCTCCTCGCGACCCTCCGCAGCCCGATTGTCGGATTATCACTCGACTCCATCGTGCTGCTCTCCCAAGAAACTCCCCTCGTAGATAAGTTGCATAGCTTTGAAGCTCAGTCGAGCGAGGATGCCGAAAGAATCGCCGAGTTCTTGGCGTGGTGGAAGCCCTTAACCGCCTACGCCGACCGTCTTGCCGCGTGGGAAGTTCTAAGCAAAGTCTTCGCCAACTCCCCATACCTCCCCAACCTCGCCAAACGCAGCAACGCCTCCCAACTCCTTGCCAACGTCCGCAAACTTCTCCGACTTGCTGCCGCCCATCCCGAGCTCAACGCGGGCGATTACGCCAAACGTATTCGAGAGATTCAGGAGATTCGGCATCGCGAAGGCGATGCCCCCGCGATCGACGAGGACGCAAACGCCGTGACGATCATGACGGTACACAAATCAAAAGGGCTCGAATTTCCCATCGTCGTCCTCCCAGACATGCACCGAGCAATGCGCCGCAACATGTCGGAGTTGGAGATCGATCGTGGCCTCGGAATGCTCACTTCTAAGTTCACGAAAAAGGCGTCTGTGTACCACCAGTGGCTCAGCGAGCGGCGCAAAGACCAAGAGCAAGAGGAGAAGCTAAGGGTGCTCTATGTGGCGATGACCCGCGCGAAAAAGAAACTCTGCGTGGTCTTACACCCCGACCTGCGCTCCACCAGTTACGGCGGCAAAGTTGCGGAGCTGCTTGGGTTCAGCGGAGAACCGCTGTCCGGGGCAAGGGTGAGAAAGGAGTAG
- a CDS encoding glycosyltransferase family 4 protein, with protein sequence MSKPLRIAILTQLYPPDPAGGLEENAKKLAQEFALRGHEVAVFTAQTGAEIPEWTPRTPKIFRVLKPIDIVTPADTGDKKRILFKVLQERKTILDNIAAVRAVLTAQSFDVVYCFGVSLIGPGTTLGFSESGIPVFWHQGGPYLQARFLPPADESKLMRLRRRLLRFEEKSDFRHLCFVSRFLMGLCEESGFVEKFGAGTKTMEVIPRGIEFPLRKDTDRKRAEVFRFVSAGRIIPDKGYHNIVEALAKTFAAHPEFDWELWMVGEPDAADMRDASEASYMDKLQRIADEGGIADRVKFVGRRTRDELLDIVTGAHCFISASVCGEPFANTIIETLGCGTPLIVSDDGSSQEVVTHMSSAWVYPRHDVDALTHAILATLQDYTAALGRADEALRVIESRFTMSAIVDRTEGVLHSVVNCGD encoded by the coding sequence TTGAGCAAGCCCTTGAGGATTGCCATTCTCACCCAGCTCTATCCGCCTGACCCGGCGGGTGGTTTGGAGGAGAATGCGAAGAAACTTGCGCAAGAGTTTGCTTTGCGAGGGCATGAGGTGGCGGTCTTCACGGCTCAGACGGGGGCGGAGATTCCTGAATGGACGCCGCGGACGCCAAAGATTTTTCGAGTTTTGAAGCCGATAGATATCGTCACTCCGGCGGATACGGGCGATAAGAAAAGAATTCTCTTTAAGGTGCTTCAAGAACGAAAGACGATTCTTGACAACATTGCGGCCGTTCGGGCGGTTTTGACTGCTCAATCGTTCGATGTCGTTTATTGCTTTGGCGTGAGCCTGATTGGGCCGGGGACGACGCTTGGATTTTCTGAGAGCGGGATTCCGGTGTTTTGGCATCAGGGGGGGCCTTACTTGCAGGCTCGGTTTTTGCCTCCGGCGGACGAGTCGAAGTTGATGAGGCTTCGGCGCAGGCTGCTTCGGTTTGAGGAGAAGAGCGATTTTCGGCATTTGTGCTTTGTCAGTCGTTTTTTGATGGGGCTTTGCGAGGAGTCGGGCTTTGTTGAGAAGTTTGGAGCGGGCACGAAGACGATGGAGGTCATCCCGCGCGGGATCGAATTCCCTTTGCGAAAGGACACAGATCGCAAACGGGCGGAGGTTTTTCGTTTTGTTTCGGCGGGTCGGATCATTCCCGACAAGGGATATCACAACATCGTCGAAGCTCTTGCCAAGACCTTTGCGGCGCATCCGGAGTTTGATTGGGAGTTATGGATGGTGGGCGAGCCAGATGCCGCCGATATGCGGGATGCTTCGGAGGCCTCCTACATGGACAAGCTGCAGCGCATCGCCGATGAAGGCGGAATTGCCGACAGAGTCAAGTTTGTGGGGCGCAGGACGAGGGATGAGCTTCTTGACATTGTGACGGGGGCGCATTGCTTTATCAGCGCATCGGTTTGTGGGGAGCCTTTCGCCAATACGATCATTGAGACACTGGGATGTGGGACTCCATTGATCGTGAGCGATGACGGATCGTCGCAGGAGGTCGTGACGCACATGTCTTCGGCGTGGGTCTATCCGCGACACGATGTGGATGCCCTGACGCATGCAATATTGGCGACCTTGCAGGATTACACAGCAGCGCTTGGGCGGGCAGACGAAGCGTTGCGGGTGATCGAAAGCCGGTTTACGATGTCGGCAATTGTCGATAGGACTGAAGGTGTACTTCACTCTGTCGTAAATTGCGGAGATTAG
- a CDS encoding NAD-dependent epimerase, with product MQNILVTGSAGFIGFHVAKRLLHEGCRVVGLDNFNDYYDPTLKEARSAILEGSENFISVRGGLEDPGLLDSLIRDHKIEAVINLAAQAGVRYSLQNPHAYAQSNLVGFVNLLEACRQHEVKHLVYASSSSVYGANTKYPFSVHDNVDHPISLYAATKKSNELMAHTYSHLFALPTTGLRFFTVYGPWGRPDMAAFLFTKAILEGKPIDVYNNGKMQRDFTFIDDIAEGVVRVMRKPAEPNPEWDSSNPDPGSGKAPYRIYNIGNNRPTELLKFIQVLETALGRKAEMNMLPMQPGDVPATAADISGLQWDVGFEPSTPIEVGIPKFVAWYRQFYSK from the coding sequence ATGCAGAACATCCTCGTCACCGGTTCCGCCGGATTTATCGGCTTCCACGTCGCCAAACGCCTGCTCCACGAGGGCTGCCGTGTCGTCGGCCTCGATAACTTCAACGACTACTACGACCCCACGCTCAAGGAAGCCCGCAGTGCCATCCTCGAAGGATCGGAGAATTTCATCAGCGTTCGCGGTGGCCTAGAAGACCCCGGCCTGTTGGACAGTCTCATCCGCGATCACAAAATCGAAGCCGTCATCAATCTTGCCGCCCAAGCCGGAGTCCGCTACTCTCTCCAGAACCCCCACGCCTACGCTCAATCTAACCTCGTCGGGTTCGTGAACTTGTTGGAGGCTTGCCGACAGCACGAAGTAAAACACCTCGTCTATGCGTCGAGCAGTTCGGTCTACGGTGCAAACACCAAATACCCCTTCTCTGTCCACGACAACGTGGATCACCCCATCAGCCTCTACGCCGCCACTAAGAAGAGCAACGAGCTGATGGCCCACACCTACAGCCATCTCTTCGCCCTCCCCACCACCGGACTGCGGTTCTTCACGGTCTATGGCCCGTGGGGCAGGCCAGACATGGCCGCCTTCCTCTTCACAAAAGCCATCCTCGAAGGCAAGCCCATCGACGTCTACAACAACGGAAAAATGCAGCGCGACTTCACCTTCATCGACGACATCGCCGAAGGCGTCGTCCGCGTGATGCGCAAACCCGCCGAGCCCAACCCCGAATGGGATTCATCAAACCCAGACCCCGGAAGCGGAAAGGCCCCCTACCGAATCTACAACATCGGCAACAACCGGCCCACCGAGCTCCTAAAGTTCATCCAGGTTCTTGAAACCGCCCTTGGCAGAAAAGCCGAAATGAACATGCTGCCCATGCAGCCGGGGGATGTCCCCGCCACCGCCGCCGACATCTCGGGCTTGCAATGGGATGTCGGGTTCGAACCATCGACTCCCATCGAGGTCGGCATTCCAAAGTTCGTGGCTTGGTACCGCCAGTTCTACTCAAAGTAA
- a CDS encoding glycosyltransferase — MGAASQLAKLTNVVIAADYAYVAGGAEKVAIQSAVGLADSGLRVVFLAAIGPVCEELRAHPGITVHCLNQSKVGDSSSKVKATMAMIKNPAASSMMRSILDGLSPQETVVHFHSFMGGLSASPVLAARDGGFKVFYTVHDYGLACPQQSFFDHDKMGICQLKPLSLACCTRPCTGRGLAFKGAVTLRAMANRRRHVADAFSAYAFVSDFSGDIIRPYLAKRPMRWVPNPIDVQDRGVRELQPDAPYLFVGRLTMEKDPRTFLEACRFVGVGARVVGDGPLKESLVREFPKAEFMPWMSSAEVTETMRRSRALVFPSIWYEASPLVSYEAAANGLPVISADANASRETVETLGCGLVFRAGDAEDLASKLRVFEDDAVCEGYGKQGYETYWKQPMTLTAHVDALLVYYRDVMGGTA; from the coding sequence ATGGGTGCCGCCTCACAGCTTGCAAAACTGACGAACGTGGTCATTGCCGCAGACTATGCCTACGTCGCCGGTGGGGCGGAGAAAGTGGCGATCCAGTCGGCGGTTGGGCTTGCCGACTCGGGCTTAAGGGTGGTCTTCCTGGCGGCGATTGGCCCTGTGTGTGAGGAGCTTCGTGCTCACCCAGGCATTACGGTTCATTGCCTAAATCAGTCGAAGGTGGGGGACTCGTCGTCGAAGGTCAAGGCGACGATGGCGATGATCAAAAATCCGGCTGCGTCGTCGATGATGCGCTCGATTCTCGATGGCCTTAGCCCCCAGGAGACGGTCGTTCACTTTCATTCGTTTATGGGTGGACTCAGCGCTTCGCCAGTGCTCGCGGCTCGCGATGGTGGGTTCAAGGTGTTCTATACGGTCCACGACTATGGGTTGGCCTGTCCGCAGCAGTCGTTTTTCGATCACGACAAAATGGGGATATGCCAGTTGAAACCGCTGTCTTTGGCATGCTGCACGCGGCCTTGCACGGGTCGGGGGTTGGCGTTTAAGGGAGCGGTGACTCTACGCGCGATGGCGAATCGCCGTCGGCACGTTGCGGATGCGTTTAGCGCCTACGCCTTTGTGTCTGACTTTTCGGGAGACATTATCCGGCCGTATCTTGCGAAGCGTCCGATGCGGTGGGTGCCTAATCCGATCGATGTGCAAGATCGAGGGGTCCGGGAATTACAGCCTGATGCGCCTTATTTGTTTGTTGGGCGATTGACGATGGAGAAGGACCCACGAACTTTCCTTGAGGCTTGTCGGTTCGTGGGGGTTGGGGCTAGGGTTGTGGGGGATGGGCCGCTCAAGGAATCATTGGTTCGTGAGTTTCCTAAGGCTGAATTTATGCCTTGGATGTCTTCGGCTGAAGTCACGGAGACGATGCGCCGGTCGCGGGCGCTTGTGTTTCCTTCGATTTGGTATGAGGCGAGCCCGCTGGTGTCGTATGAAGCGGCGGCGAACGGATTGCCGGTGATTTCGGCGGACGCGAATGCTTCGCGAGAAACGGTGGAAACCCTGGGCTGTGGGCTGGTGTTTCGGGCGGGCGATGCCGAGGATTTGGCTTCGAAATTGCGGGTGTTTGAGGATGATGCGGTTTGTGAGGGATATGGAAAGCAGGGTTACGAGACGTATTGGAAGCAGCCGATGACATTGACGGCTCACGTGGATGCGCTGCTGGTTTACTATCGCGACGTAATGGGGGGCACGGCTTGA